From Caretta caretta isolate rCarCar2 chromosome 14, rCarCar1.hap1, whole genome shotgun sequence, the proteins below share one genomic window:
- the LOC125621689 gene encoding C-type lectin domain family 2 member B, whose protein sequence is MRLTQRQEPENSAEDPLNNNGDQERAGKPGTQRWAKPWKHCTRKFLFILLTTAVIAIVVLSGVALKLGFDPPGSPAVPWCPAGWVGYLRKCYYFSEAEGNWTYSQSNCSSFGASLATIDTLQQKAFMLRYKGLSEHWIGLRREEGEPWRWANGAEFNNLFEIRADGRCAYLNDKAVGSSWCHTLRNWICAQRDAYTKG, encoded by the exons ATGCGTCTCACTCAGAGACAAGAGCCTGAGAATTCTGCTGAGGACCCTCTTAATAACAATGGGGATCAAGAGAGGGCAGGAAAACCAG GTACTCAGCGTTGGGCCAAGCCCTGGAAACACTGTACACGTAAATTCCTCTTTATACTCTTGACCACTGCTGTCATTGCCATCGTGGTTTTGTCAG GGGTAGCACTGAAACTTGGTTTTGATCCTCCGGGCTCCCCTGCTGTCCCTTGGTGCCCTGCTGGCTGGGTTGGGTACCTACGGAAGTGTTACTATTTCTCAGAGGCCGAAGGAAACTGGACCTACAGCCAGAGCAACTGCTCCTCCTTCGGAGCCTCCCTGGCTACGATCGACACCCTGCAGCAAAAG gCTTTCATGCTGCGCTATAAAGGCCTTTCCGAGCACTGGATCGGCCTGCGGAGGGAAGAGGGCGAGCCCTGGAGATGGGCGAATGGTGCAGAATTCAACAACCT GTTTGAAATCCGAGCTGACGGCCGCTGCGCCTATCTGAACGACAAGGCCGTCGGCTCCTCGTGGTGCCACACGCTGCGCAACTGGATCTGTGCCCAACGCGACGCGTACACGAAGGGCTAG